GCGAGCCTGTACAGGGAGACAAAAAGCCGTGCCAAAAAAAAGCGCAGCGCAGCGGGATAAAAATAAAATAGTGCTCTGCCTCGTGACTCCACTCTCAAAACTTTCAGCAGGTATTCAACATGTCAGATATAGCTAAGTATCTTATCGATTTTCTGGTCTACATTGGGCTTGGCGCAGCGATCAGCTGGTTCTTTTTCTACCTGAGGCGTCTCGACCTCTTCGGCGGGTTTCTCGGTGCCGCGGTTGTCGCGCTGATCGGTTCAATTCTGGGAGCCTTTCTTCTGCAAAAGCCGCTCAAATTCATCATCGACGGTATGCAAAACGGCCTCGGTATCAGCAACGTGAACATCATTGCGGCGCTGATTGGTGGTGTCACGAGCGTGCTGCTGCTGAGCAAGATCAATAACGGCCGCAAACGCAAAGATTACTGAGAAGTGCGGCACGCATCAGTATTCAGAGCAGTCTGCCTTTCGATTTTCATCTTCATCGGCTGTGACAGCCGAAATCACAGCGGGCTGAATGACCTCAGCGACGCTTTTCGACGCCCTGAGTACCAGGGCGGTAGCGACGGTTGGGGTGCTGCGCGCCGCCGAAGGTTGCTGGTACGCTATCTTGAGGCGAAGGGCGCAAGGTTCACCACGATGATAGAGGGCAGAAATGATCTGAATCCTCATGATAAATACCGCAGGGTGCACCTGGTCACCGGGGCTGGCGGGCAAGAGGGTGCTGCGGTGAAACACCTCACTTACGTACTCGATACGCCCGGGAAAACGCAAAATAGCGACGCGCAAAGAGAGTGTGACCGATTGTTATTTCAACAGCTGAACGTCTGGGCAAAGACCGGCACCGAGCCTCTGCACCTGGCAATGGAAGCCAGTTGCAGGCAGGTGCCTTATGGTTTGACGCGGCAGGTTCGCGAGCAAATGTAAACGATGAAAGAGATTATCGTCGCAGCGCCCAGGGGATTCTGCGCCGGCGTCGATCGCGCGATTTCGATCGTCGAAAAGGCACTCGAAGTTTATGGGGCGCCTCTCTATGTTCACCATGAAATCGTACACAACAAGCACGTGGTCGCGGGGCTGCGCGAAAAGGGTGTCGTCTTCGTCGATACGATCGATGAAATACCAGCCGCGCAGACCGTTATCTTCAGCGCGCATGGTGTTTCGCCTGCCGTCGTCGCCCTCGCGAAAGAAAAGAATCTCAAAATTCTCGATGCCACCTGCCCGCTGGTGACGAAGGTGCACATTGAGGCCCGGCGCTATGCGCGCGAAGGCTATAAGATTGTGCTCATCGGGCACAAAGACCATATCGAAGCGCGTGGTACCTATGGCGAGGCGCCAGACCAGATGACGATTGTCGAGACGCTTGCCGACATTGATTTATTGGCATTTTCACCCACAGAGAAGTTGGCCTACCTGACACAGACGACACTTTCTGTGCGCGACACGCGTGGGCTGATCGAGCGCCTGCGCGAACGTTTTCCGCAGATCGAAGGCCCGAGCTCGAGCGACATCTGCTATGCGACGACGAACCGGCAAGAGGCCGTTTCGGCGATTGCGCCGAAGGTAAAAGTAATGTTCGTGATCGGTTCGCGCAATTCGAGCAATTCGAATCGCCTCAAAGAACTCGCCGAATCAGAGGGCACCCGGGCATTTCTTATCGATAACGCGAATGATATTTCAACGGAGCAATTGGCGGGGGCAGATTCAGTGGGCCTCACTGCCGGCGCGTCGGCGCCCGAAGTTCTGGTGCAGCAGGTGACGGCAAGGCTCAAAGATGAATTCGGCTTCATGACTGTCAGTGAGCTGCGCCTGAAAGAAGAAGACGTGATTTTCAAGCTCCCCAAAGAATTGCTCACCGCTTCGTAATGCGCTTTCTGCTCTGCATATTTCTTGCGACTCTGCCTCTGGCGGCGCAGACTTATGACGAGGTGTTGGCGCTCACCAAACAGGGTATCATAGCCTACAACCAGAAGCGTCTTTCTGAATCGCGCCAGATGCTCGCGAATGCACTCGATTTTGATTCGACCTG
The sequence above is a segment of the Turneriella parva DSM 21527 genome. Coding sequences within it:
- the ispH gene encoding 4-hydroxy-3-methylbut-2-enyl diphosphate reductase → MKEIIVAAPRGFCAGVDRAISIVEKALEVYGAPLYVHHEIVHNKHVVAGLREKGVVFVDTIDEIPAAQTVIFSAHGVSPAVVALAKEKNLKILDATCPLVTKVHIEARRYAREGYKIVLIGHKDHIEARGTYGEAPDQMTIVETLADIDLLAFSPTEKLAYLTQTTLSVRDTRGLIERLRERFPQIEGPSSSDICYATTNRQEAVSAIAPKVKVMFVIGSRNSSNSNRLKELAESEGTRAFLIDNANDISTEQLAGADSVGLTAGASAPEVLVQQVTARLKDEFGFMTVSELRLKEEDVIFKLPKELLTAS